One genomic segment of Candidatus Margulisiibacteriota bacterium includes these proteins:
- the plsY gene encoding glycerol-3-phosphate 1-O-acyltransferase PlsY, whose amino-acid sequence MLIFWAVAAYLLGSVPFGVLVARAWNVDIRRRGSGNIGATNVFRTLGPLPGALVFLLDFLKGVLAVYIGYWVGGDPMVVLLMSAAVILGHMFPVFLRFRGGKGAATGLGVLFGLAPDIFFIGFLLAGVIIYTTRYVSVATLATSLAITLMMFSFHRPLPYCLLTLVVTIFIWWRHLPNIKRLRQGTELKV is encoded by the coding sequence ATGCTCATTTTCTGGGCGGTTGCCGCCTATCTGCTCGGTTCGGTCCCGTTCGGGGTGCTGGTCGCCCGGGCCTGGAACGTTGATATCCGCCGCCGAGGTTCCGGCAATATCGGCGCCACCAATGTCTTCCGCACGCTCGGTCCGCTTCCCGGGGCCCTGGTCTTTCTCCTCGATTTTCTGAAAGGGGTGCTGGCGGTCTATATCGGTTACTGGGTCGGCGGTGACCCCATGGTCGTCCTGCTCATGTCGGCGGCGGTCATCCTGGGCCACATGTTCCCCGTTTTCCTCCGCTTCCGGGGAGGGAAGGGGGCGGCGACCGGTCTGGGGGTGCTGTTCGGCCTGGCGCCCGACATCTTTTTTATCGGGTTCCTCTTGGCCGGAGTAATTATTTACACGACCCGTTATGTCTCGGTGGCGACGCTGGCCACTTCCCTGGCCATCACTCTAATGATGTTCTCTTTCCACCGGCCACTCCCGTATTGCCTGTTGACGCTGGTGGTGACCATATTTATCTGG
- the efp gene encoding elongation factor P, translated as MAITINDVKPGTTVEMDSSIFRCLEYRHQRAAQQSWIKIKFKNLRTGAIAEKTFKPGEKIETARIDFTPMQFLYSDSEGYHFMDQATFEQIAIPAKKMAETAKYLKEGFVCNISLYGEEILDVELPGSVELKVTETSPGFKGDTVSGGKPATVETGAVIQVPFFLNVGDVIKVDTREGKYLGRA; from the coding sequence ATGGCTATTACGATAAACGACGTCAAACCGGGGACGACCGTAGAGATGGACAGTAGCATCTTTCGTTGCCTGGAATACCGTCACCAGCGGGCGGCCCAGCAGAGCTGGATCAAGATCAAGTTCAAGAACTTGCGGACCGGCGCGATCGCGGAAAAAACATTCAAGCCGGGAGAAAAGATCGAGACTGCCCGGATCGACTTTACCCCAATGCAGTTCCTCTACTCCGACAGCGAAGGCTACCACTTTATGGACCAAGCGACCTTCGAGCAAATCGCCATCCCGGCCAAGAAGATGGCAGAGACCGCCAAATACCTCAAAGAAGGGTTCGTCTGCAACATTTCCCTCTATGGTGAAGAGATCCTTGATGTTGAGCTCCCCGGTTCGGTCGAGCTCAAGGTCACCGAGACTTCCCCCGGTTTCAAGGGAGACACCGTCTCCGGCGGCAAACCGGCGACCGTCGAGACCGGCGCGGTCATCCAGGTCCCTTTTTTCCTGAACGTCGGCGATGTGATCAAGGTGGACACTCGCGAGGGCAAGTACCTCGGAAGGGCGTGA
- the accB gene encoding acetyl-CoA carboxylase biotin carboxyl carrier protein, with protein MDFEVLKKLIQLVKDEDISGVAVEEKGVKYEVRREKGGHTVSAPLPGPQSSAPGTPISQEPKAKEKSEEDGLVAITSPMVGTFYRSPSPESPAFVEAGDSVEPGKVVCIVEAMKLFNEIESEVRGKIVKVLVDNGKPVEYGQKLFLVKKP; from the coding sequence ATGGATTTTGAAGTCTTGAAAAAACTGATCCAGCTCGTTAAGGATGAGGACATTTCCGGCGTCGCGGTCGAGGAAAAAGGGGTCAAGTATGAGGTTAGGCGGGAAAAAGGCGGCCACACCGTTAGCGCCCCTCTCCCTGGTCCCCAGTCCTCAGCCCCTGGCACCCCCATTTCCCAAGAACCCAAGGCCAAGGAAAAATCAGAGGAAGATGGCCTAGTCGCCATCACTTCGCCGATGGTCGGCACTTTCTACCGCTCCCCCTCACCGGAATCCCCGGCCTTTGTCGAAGCGGGAGACAGCGTCGAGCCGGGGAAGGTCGTCTGCATAGTGGAAGCGATGAAACTGTTCAACGAGATCGAATCGGAAGTGCGCGGCAAGATCGTCAAGGTACTGGTGGACAACGGCAAGCCGGTCGAATACGGGCAGAAGCTTTTCCTCGTCAAGAAACCCTAG
- the argB gene encoding acetylglutamate kinase has translation MQKSKLFKHLIRRANAVLEALPYLTKFNGKTIVIKYGGAAMQNDELKQMVIQDVVLLKMVGMHPVLVHGGGPEINKFLRKRGLEPKFVGGYRVTDKETMKVVQKVLGEKINAEVVRLIKKAGGKAKGFYGKKGRVIKAFKYWKRDEAGNRIDLGFTGQVGGIRYRFLQKWIKLGYIPVLTSIGVGKRGGVYNINADKAAAAIAAYLKAEKLIMLTDVVGVLDANGRLVSEMNNYKAQKMIKAGSLSGGMIPKIKSTLYALNKGVKTAHILDGRLPHALLLELFTDHGIGTMVRK, from the coding sequence ATGCAAAAATCAAAACTCTTTAAACATTTAATTAGACGGGCGAACGCGGTCCTGGAAGCCTTGCCGTACCTGACCAAGTTCAACGGCAAGACGATCGTCATCAAATATGGCGGCGCCGCCATGCAGAATGATGAATTGAAACAGATGGTCATCCAGGATGTCGTCTTGCTGAAGATGGTCGGGATGCACCCGGTCCTCGTCCACGGCGGCGGCCCGGAGATCAATAAATTTCTGCGTAAGCGGGGGCTCGAGCCGAAATTCGTTGGCGGCTACCGGGTGACCGATAAAGAGACGATGAAGGTCGTCCAGAAGGTCCTGGGGGAGAAGATCAACGCCGAGGTCGTCCGGTTGATCAAGAAGGCGGGGGGGAAGGCGAAAGGTTTCTACGGCAAAAAAGGGCGGGTCATCAAAGCCTTCAAGTACTGGAAGCGGGATGAGGCGGGGAACCGGATCGATCTCGGGTTCACCGGCCAGGTCGGCGGCATCCGCTACCGTTTCCTCCAGAAATGGATCAAGCTCGGCTATATCCCGGTGCTGACCTCGATCGGCGTCGGCAAACGGGGCGGTGTCTATAACATTAACGCCGACAAGGCGGCGGCGGCGATCGCCGCTTACCTCAAGGCGGAGAAATTGATCATGCTGACCGACGTGGTGGGGGTGCTGGACGCCAACGGCCGGCTGGTCTCGGAAATGAATAATTACAAGGCGCAGAAGATGATCAAGGCCGGGTCGCTCTCCGGCGGGATGATCCCCAAAATCAAATCGACCCTCTACGCGCTGAACAAAGGGGTCAAAACGGCCCATATTCTCGATGGCCGCCTGCCGCACGCCCTGCTCCTCGAGCTCTTTACCGATCACGGTATCGGGACGATGGTGAGGAAATAG
- the argJ gene encoding bifunctional glutamate N-acetyltransferase/amino-acid acetyltransferase ArgJ → MKTIKGGITAPQGFKAAGLAAGIKQSGKIDLALIVSDVPATAAAVFTKNQFKAAPILVSQQQIKSGLCQAIIANAGNANCGTGKKGLKDAWQMVKETARALKINPRHVLVTSTGSIHKFLPISKIVTAIPKLAKQLSKQGGEAAARAILTTDTRKKEIAVKVAMPNGRQGGYTIAGIAKGSGMIHPNLATMHAFITTDAAIDRRTLQKLLKQAVDASFNLLTVDQCMSTNDCVFVLANGESKSEILNPKSEQGFYKALEYVCKYLAQEIARDGEGATQMIRVKVTGARNEAEARQAARAIAGSDLLKCAVYGRDHNPGRILAAAGSTGAKLNQDKMTADMKFPPKGKQSGKETLVTCYLGVGKGSAEAWGCDLTEGYIRINAEYHT, encoded by the coding sequence ATGAAGACCATAAAAGGTGGAATAACTGCGCCGCAAGGCTTTAAGGCCGCGGGCTTAGCGGCGGGGATCAAGCAGTCGGGTAAGATCGACCTGGCGCTGATCGTTTCCGATGTGCCGGCGACCGCGGCGGCAGTCTTTACGAAGAACCAGTTCAAAGCAGCCCCGATCCTCGTTTCGCAGCAGCAGATCAAGTCCGGCCTTTGCCAGGCGATCATTGCCAATGCCGGGAATGCCAATTGCGGGACAGGGAAGAAGGGGCTGAAGGACGCCTGGCAGATGGTCAAAGAGACGGCCAGGGCGCTAAAAATCAACCCCCGGCATGTCCTGGTCACCTCGACCGGCTCGATCCATAAGTTCCTGCCGATTTCAAAGATCGTCACGGCTATTCCTAAACTGGCTAAACAGCTCTCTAAACAGGGCGGGGAAGCGGCCGCCCGGGCGATCCTGACGACCGATACCCGCAAAAAGGAGATCGCCGTCAAAGTCGCCATGCCTAACGGCAGGCAGGGCGGTTATACCATCGCCGGTATTGCCAAAGGTTCCGGTATGATCCACCCCAACCTGGCGACGATGCACGCTTTCATCACGACCGACGCGGCCATCGATCGCCGCACCTTGCAAAAGCTGCTCAAGCAGGCGGTCGACGCCTCTTTTAATCTGTTGACTGTTGATCAATGCATGTCTACCAACGACTGCGTTTTTGTGTTAGCCAACGGGGAGTCAAAATCCGAAATCCTAAATCCGAAATCCGAACAAGGTTTTTATAAAGCGTTGGAGTATGTTTGTAAATATTTGGCACAGGAGATAGCGCGGGACGGGGAAGGGGCGACGCAGATGATCCGGGTCAAAGTGACCGGAGCGCGGAACGAGGCGGAAGCGCGCCAGGCCGCGCGGGCGATCGCCGGCTCCGACCTGTTAAAATGCGCCGTTTACGGCCGGGACCACAATCCGGGCCGGATCCTGGCCGCGGCCGGCTCGACCGGAGCCAAACTTAACCAGGATAAGATGACCGCTGACATGAAATTCCCGCCCAAGGGGAAACAGTCAGGGAAAGAGACCCTGGTGACCTGCTATCTTGGAGTGGGCAAGGGGTCGGCTGAAGCGTGGGGTTGCGACCTGACCGAAGGATATATTAGAATAAACGCGGAGTACCATACCTAA
- the argC gene encoding N-acetyl-gamma-glutamyl-phosphate reductase has translation MIKTGIVGAGGYAGVNLLSILLRHPQAEVSWLVSEEAHKGKKISELFPHLNNICDLACGTLDDLEALAKKVDVVFLALPHGIALNYVPKILKAGVKVVDLGADYRFDDEATFKKWYGIDHADKGAFKEAIFGSPELFGEKIKPARLVGNPGCYPTASILGTAPLIVSKLIDTSTIMIDAKSGVSGAGRSAKVLTLYCERNDGVMAYAVTNHRHMGEVDHILSKVGGEKIGVTFVPHLVPQDRGILTTIYAKLSTNNLRLTTNNLMKIYSEFYKGKPFVRVYPTPCTKNVRGTNYCDIGVEVNEEKGTVIVMSAIDNLIKGAAGQAVQNMNIMWGLGEKTGLEAIALFP, from the coding sequence ATGATCAAAACGGGAATAGTTGGTGCTGGAGGATATGCTGGCGTTAACCTTCTGTCAATTCTATTACGGCACCCGCAGGCGGAAGTCAGCTGGTTGGTATCTGAAGAAGCGCATAAAGGGAAGAAGATCTCCGAGCTTTTCCCGCATTTAAATAATATCTGTGACCTGGCTTGCGGCACGCTTGATGACCTGGAAGCGCTGGCTAAGAAAGTCGACGTCGTTTTTCTCGCCCTGCCGCACGGCATCGCCCTGAATTATGTTCCCAAGATACTGAAAGCGGGGGTGAAGGTCGTCGACCTTGGCGCCGACTACCGGTTCGATGATGAAGCCACTTTCAAAAAATGGTACGGGATCGACCACGCGGACAAAGGGGCTTTTAAAGAAGCGATCTTTGGTTCGCCGGAACTGTTTGGGGAAAAGATCAAGCCAGCCCGGCTGGTCGGCAACCCCGGCTGTTATCCGACCGCTTCGATCCTGGGGACCGCGCCGCTGATCGTGAGTAAATTGATCGACACCAGCACGATCATGATCGACGCCAAGTCGGGCGTTTCCGGGGCCGGCCGCTCGGCTAAAGTGTTGACCCTGTATTGCGAGCGGAATGACGGCGTGATGGCTTACGCGGTCACCAACCACCGGCATATGGGCGAGGTTGACCATATCTTGAGCAAAGTTGGCGGGGAGAAGATCGGGGTTACTTTCGTGCCGCATCTTGTTCCGCAGGACCGAGGGATTTTGACGACGATCTACGCTAAGTTATCAACTAACAACTTACGACTAACAACTAACAACCTAATGAAGATTTATTCGGAATTTTATAAGGGCAAGCCGTTCGTTCGCGTTTATCCGACGCCATGCACCAAGAACGTCCGGGGGACGAACTATTGCGATATCGGGGTCGAAGTCAACGAAGAGAAGGGGACAGTGATCGTTATGTCGGCGATCGATAACCTGATCAAGGGGGCGGCCGGACAGGCGGTCCAGAATATGAATATAATGTGGGGCCTGGGCGAGAAGACCGGGCTCGAAGCGATCGCTTTGTTTCCGTAA
- the amrA gene encoding AmmeMemoRadiSam system protein A, giving the protein MSEHPLVKLARQTIETYVKSEQIVTEPRELTPEMKAQAGVFVSLHKRGELRGCIGTFAATTANVAQEVIRNAIESSTRDPRFPPVTEAELPELEIKVDVLSLPEPVASAAELDAKKYGVIVKAGHRRGLLLPDLEGVETPEEQIAICRRKGGIGENEPVELFKFQVRRYH; this is encoded by the coding sequence ATGAGCGAACACCCGCTGGTCAAGCTGGCCCGGCAGACGATCGAGACTTACGTTAAAAGCGAGCAGATCGTCACTGAACCGAGAGAATTGACGCCGGAGATGAAAGCGCAGGCCGGCGTGTTTGTCAGCCTCCATAAACGGGGTGAACTGCGCGGCTGTATCGGCACCTTTGCCGCGACGACCGCGAACGTTGCCCAGGAAGTGATCCGGAACGCGATCGAGTCGTCGACCCGTGATCCCCGTTTCCCGCCGGTGACCGAAGCGGAGTTGCCGGAACTGGAGATAAAAGTTGATGTCTTAAGTCTGCCGGAGCCGGTTGCCTCGGCCGCCGAGCTCGACGCGAAAAAGTACGGGGTGATCGTTAAGGCCGGCCACCGCCGGGGGTTATTGCTGCCCGACCTGGAAGGGGTTGAGACGCCGGAGGAACAGATCGCGATCTGCCGCCGCAAAGGCGGTATTGGCGAGAACGAACCGGTCGAGTTGTTCAAGTTTCAAGTCAGGAGGTATCATTAA
- the amrB gene encoding AmmeMemoRadiSam system protein B: MSIVYGAILPHPPILIPQIGRDRIKVADQSQRALTEISRRMAGMSFDTIVVITPHGEVGQASVPVYTSHIFEGSFAQFGQSKPLYTFKGDPELGLAIVKDSPLASACPETLLDHGVLVPLSYPQAAGIKKPILPIAIAFLPLSKLFAFGQSLARTADRLGRKVLLIASADMSHRLTPDAPSGYSPRGKEFDEKLVELVRNYDVPGILKFDPDLAEEAGQDALWSIAILLGALDGQKVKPEVLSYEGPFGVGYMIAGLEVGS, encoded by the coding sequence ATGAGCATAGTTTACGGCGCTATTCTGCCCCATCCGCCAATACTTATACCGCAGATCGGCCGGGATCGGATCAAAGTCGCGGACCAGAGCCAGCGAGCCCTGACCGAGATCTCCCGACGGATGGCGGGGATGAGTTTTGACACGATCGTTGTTATCACCCCGCATGGCGAGGTCGGCCAGGCCTCGGTTCCCGTCTATACCAGCCATATTTTCGAGGGATCGTTCGCGCAGTTCGGCCAGAGTAAGCCGCTCTATACTTTCAAGGGCGATCCGGAGCTTGGCCTGGCCATCGTCAAGGATTCACCCCTGGCCAGCGCTTGCCCGGAGACCTTGCTCGACCACGGTGTCCTGGTGCCGCTCTCCTATCCGCAGGCGGCCGGGATCAAGAAACCGATCTTGCCGATCGCCATCGCTTTTCTCCCGCTGAGCAAGCTTTTTGCCTTTGGCCAGTCGCTGGCCAGGACGGCCGACCGGCTGGGGAGAAAGGTTTTGTTGATCGCTTCGGCCGATATGTCGCATCGCCTTACCCCTGACGCGCCGTCGGGCTATTCGCCCCGAGGGAAAGAATTCGACGAGAAGCTGGTCGAACTGGTCAGGAATTACGACGTGCCGGGGATATTGAAATTCGATCCGGACCTGGCGGAAGAGGCTGGGCAGGATGCCCTCTGGTCGATCGCCATTTTGCTCGGCGCGCTCGACGGGCAGAAAGTTAAGCCAGAGGTCCTCTCCTACGAAGGGCCTTTTGGGGTAGGCTATATGATCGCCGGGCTGGAAGTCGGATCATGA
- the glmM gene encoding phosphoglucosamine mutase, which produces MTLKISISGIRGFVPESLTPEVCLDFAKAFGTYLNGGKVVVGTDPRASSEFIKGIIFSGLLSTGCKVVDLGIVPTPTVGIMARKLKADGGIVITASHNPLPWNGLKFMRGDGVFLNETQAGQLIQIYEGKQFRSGLARGVASDRTGIATHIARVLKVVNPALIRRRKFKVAVDACNGAGAVAMVELLEKLGCQVTAINTDVNLPFAHNPEPTPENLTELRALVRSRQADIGFAMDSDADRLAVIDETGHALGEEATLALAVRFILSRSRLVPASKRLVVVNLSTSKMIEDVCREFGALCLRTKVGEVNVVEELKSVKALIGGEGNGGVIYPKVGLNRDSLTGAALLLNALALKGRPVSALAEEIPHYFMIKTKLECQGLDAASDLIEKAKHAFPDEDLVLTEGVKVIRPEGWVHVRASNTEPIVRVIAEAGTKEEAEDLIRRVLA; this is translated from the coding sequence ATGACACTCAAGATCTCCATCTCCGGTATCCGCGGTTTTGTCCCCGAGTCGTTAACCCCGGAAGTTTGTCTCGATTTCGCCAAAGCCTTCGGCACTTATCTCAACGGCGGAAAAGTGGTCGTGGGGACCGACCCGCGCGCTTCTTCGGAATTCATCAAGGGGATAATCTTTTCCGGGCTGCTTTCCACGGGTTGCAAAGTGGTCGATCTCGGCATCGTCCCCACCCCAACGGTCGGCATCATGGCCCGCAAGCTCAAAGCCGACGGCGGCATCGTCATCACCGCTTCACACAATCCCCTCCCCTGGAACGGGCTCAAGTTCATGCGCGGCGACGGGGTTTTCCTGAACGAGACCCAGGCCGGCCAGCTGATCCAGATCTACGAAGGGAAACAATTCCGTTCCGGCCTGGCCCGCGGCGTGGCCAGCGACCGGACAGGAATAGCGACCCATATCGCCCGGGTCCTCAAGGTCGTCAATCCCGCCCTGATCCGCCGCCGGAAATTCAAGGTGGCGGTCGACGCCTGCAACGGCGCCGGTGCTGTCGCCATGGTCGAACTGCTGGAAAAACTCGGCTGCCAGGTCACGGCCATCAACACCGACGTCAATCTCCCCTTCGCTCATAACCCGGAGCCGACGCCGGAGAACTTGACGGAACTGCGCGCGCTGGTCCGCTCCCGGCAGGCCGACATCGGTTTCGCTATGGATTCTGACGCCGACCGGCTGGCAGTGATAGATGAGACCGGCCACGCGCTGGGCGAAGAAGCGACCCTCGCCCTGGCGGTCAGATTTATCCTTAGCCGGAGCCGCCTCGTCCCCGCTAGTAAACGGCTGGTGGTAGTCAACCTCTCGACCAGCAAGATGATCGAAGATGTCTGCCGCGAATTCGGGGCGCTCTGCCTCCGGACTAAAGTCGGCGAGGTCAATGTTGTAGAGGAGCTTAAGTCAGTCAAAGCTTTGATCGGCGGCGAAGGGAATGGCGGGGTCATCTATCCAAAGGTTGGCTTGAACCGGGACAGCTTGACCGGCGCCGCTCTGCTGCTAAACGCTCTGGCCTTGAAGGGCCGGCCGGTCTCCGCCCTGGCCGAGGAGATACCCCACTACTTCATGATCAAGACCAAGCTCGAGTGCCAAGGTCTCGACGCGGCGAGTGACCTGATCGAAAAAGCCAAACACGCTTTCCCGGATGAAGACCTGGTCTTAACTGAAGGGGTCAAAGTGATCCGCCCCGAAGGCTGGGTCCATGTGCGGGCCTCCAATACTGAACCGATAGTCAGAGTTATCGCCGAGGCGGGGACAAAGGAAGAGGCCGAAGATCTGATCCGCCGGGTCTTAGCTTAA